The Rhododendron vialii isolate Sample 1 chromosome 5a, ASM3025357v1 genome contains a region encoding:
- the LOC131325790 gene encoding inorganic pyrophosphatase 2-like, whose product MEGTTTVVVFDFDHTMIEDNSDTWVVEQMGLTPLFDQLRRTLPWFTIMDRMMEELHSRGKTIEEITECLRRVPMNPRVISAIRKAHSLPRCQLRIISDANQFFIETILKQFGLFDCFTEIVTNPSIIEGGRLRIFPYHSSPHGCSLCPLNLCKGLVIEQIQASISEKGKVRMIYLGDGIGDFCPSLKLGEGDHVMPRKDFPLWERICDNGTIIKAKVYEWSNGEELERILSQLVDTGTI is encoded by the exons ATGGAGGGAACCACCACCGTGGTTGTGTTCGATTTCGATCACACGATGATCGAAGACAACAGCGACACCTGGGTAGTGGAGCAAATGGGCCTAACCCCTCTGTTCGATCAGCTTCGCCGTACATTGCCTTGGTTCACTATCATG GATAGGATGATGGAGGAGCTCCACTCAAGAGGGAAAACAATTGAGGAAATCACAGAGTGTTTGAGGCGGGTTCCTATGAATCCCAGAGTAATTTCAGCCATCAGAAAAGCCCATTCTCTGCCTAG GTGCCAATTAAGAATAATCAGCGACGCGAATCAGTTCTTTATTGAGACAATCTTGAAGCAATTTGGGTTGTTTGATTGTTTCACTGAGATAGTTACAAACCCTAGCATTATTGAAGGAGGCAGGCTGAGGATATTCCCCTACCATTCCTCTCCTCATGGTTGCAGTTTATGCCCTCTCAATTTGTGCAAG GGTCTCGTGATAGAGCAGATCCAAGCTTCTATTTCTGAGAAAGGGAAGGTAAGAATGATCTACCTTGGAGATGGAATAGGTGATTTCTGCCCAAGTCTGAAGCTTGGAGAGGGAGACCATGTGATGCCAAGAAAGGATTTTCCTTTATGGGAGAGGATTTGTGATAACGGTACGATTATCAAGGCAAAGGTCTATGAGTGGAGCAACGGAGAGGAGCTTGAGAGAATCCTAAGTCAGCTTGTTGACACAGGCACCATATAA
- the LOC131325763 gene encoding uncharacterized protein LOC131325763 isoform X4, with translation MDCSGGLGTQKSTRSLRWPLGLPDGGPIVTHSEKKIVRNTFKRKCRSTSVSFEDHQQHFCSRCEGAANSLGAKRNCKRHGINLVSTAKHIHRQHGIHRCPFRQVTHLFFHFYQVLLIWGYSLGGERPAEVISLSMDEKLVLRLQFLHMSWLARSSLHPFALRSGREIEGYIALSSSEFAATNNRAHPGGQDRCGSSASRPENERTKETNNREGTASRIISREVLEQHFGSKRKDVAKMLGYSVSTFKRVCRDHGIPRWPNRRSNYVRRPPDPHGEKNPSPTVNTLSTNAQITMEMGGQNSEPNECLPDSLLGHCRDADICFPAVYSETDAAGGSSKWAFPLEGQTTRSTASPNRNALVPQSQIASTKVLYQNIGSAEDRRDLFASQEEAYLEGHVSDEPVGTILHTIPHLTGGSSELMFQQKNQSMQFAAYPNPNGLVDPHPHMASTQKISENMRSLDDRRNLLAPQKEPLPEGHVSGSVSWTVGSCSSLAPSQPMPTIPHTTGSSEYWRNSLAFVEGHLMGENLHESFNLTVPPCSDPSSQPMPTIHHTMATIPHMMPFLTERPDTRSVKLKAIYGDTTIKFQLPLTSGINELKEEVSKMLECKLGSFNVEYKDEDGDWILMASDENVSEYLQLLSSLGNQVTKLKLRDKVPNTTNFCDNCGCHNCRSLKQKRLQECLVV, from the exons ATGGACTGCTCAGGAGGATTGGGTACTCAG AAGTCTACTAGGTCTTTGCGTTGGCCTCTCGGCTTACCAGATGGAGGACCCATCGTAACTCATTCAGAAAAAAAGATTGTGAGAAATACATTTAAAAGGAAGTGCAGAAGTACGAGTGTTAGTTTTGAGGATCACCAACAACATTTTTGCAGCAGATGTGAAGGTGCTGCAAACAGCCTTGGTG CGAAGCGCAACTGTAAGCGTCATGGGATCAATCTGGTATCCACTGCGAAGCACATCCACAGGCAACATGGGATCCATCGGTGCCCATTTCGACAAGTAACTCActtgttttttcatttctatcAAGTCCTTTTAATATGG GGGTATTCTTTAGGAGGAGAAAGGCCAGCTGAAGTTATCAGTCTATCTATGGATGAGAAACTTGTTTTAAGGCTTCAATTTCTCCATATGTCCTGGCTTGCTAGATCATCGCTTCACCCTTTCGCCTTACGAAGTGGAAGAGAGATCGAGGGGTATATAGCCTTGTCATCCAGTGAATTTGCCGCTACAAACAACAGAGCACACCCTGGCGGACAAGATCGGTGTGGCTCTAGTGCATCTCGTCCTGAGAATGAAAGAACGAAGGAAACAAACAACAGGGAAGGGACAGCTTCCCGTATAATTAGTCGTGAGGTTCTCGAACAGCATTTTGGCAGTAAACGTAAAGATGTCGCCAAGATGCTTGGCT ATAGCGTGTCCACCTTTAAGCGCGTCTGTAGGGATCATGGGATTCCTCGGTGGCCAAATCGGAGAAGCAATTATG TTCGGAGACCCCCTGATCCACATGGAGAAAAGAATCCATCACCCACGGTCAATACGCTATCAACTAATGCGCAGATCACGATGGAAATGGGTGGTCAAAATTCGGAGCCAAATGAGTGTCTACCAGATTCTTTGCTCGGTCATTGTCGCGATGCAGATATTTGTTTTCCAGCTGTGTATAGTGAAACTGACGCAGCAGGGGGTTCCTCTAAATGGGCGTTTCCACTGGAAGGTCAAACAACACGGTCCACTGCCTCTCCAAATCGCAATGCTCTTGTTCCACAATCTCAGATAGCATCAACAAAGGTGCTATATCAGAACATAGGGAGTGCGGAAGATAGGAGAGATTTGTTTGCTTCACAAGAAGAGGCTTATCTTGAGGGACATGTCTCTGATGAACCTGTGGGTACTATTCTCCACACGATACCTCACCTCACTGGGGGTTCGTCTGAACTGATGTTTCAACAGAAAAATCAATCAATGCAGTTTGCAGCATATCCAAATCCAAATGGTCTTGTGGATCCACACCCTCATATGGCATCgacacaaaaaataagtgagAATATGAGAAGTTTAGATGATCGGAGAAATTTGTTAGCTCCGCAGAAAGAGCCTCTTCCGGAGGGACATGTCTCTGGGTCTGTTAGCTGGACAGTCGGTTCATGTTCTAGTCTTGCTCCGAGCCAACCCATGCCTACTATTCCCCACACAACGGGAAGTTCAGAATATTGGAGAAATTCATTAGCTTTCGTGGAAGGGCATCTTATGGGGGAAAATCTCCATGAATCTTTTAACTTGACAGTCCCTCCATGTTCTGATCCTTCAAGCCAGCCCATGCCTACTATTCATCACACAATGGCTACAATTCCCCACATGATGCCTTTTCTCACAGAAAGGCCAGATACGAGGTCCGTGAAGCTAAAGGCAATATATGGGGATACCACAATAAAATTTCAACTCCCTCTCACATCGGGAATTAATGAACTGAAGGAAGAAGTGTCAAAGATGCTGGAGTGCAAGCTTGGTAGTTTCAACGTTGAGTATAAGGATGAGGATGGCGACTGGATTTTAATGGCCAGTGACGAGAATGTGAGTGAATATCTGCAACTTCTCTCCTCACTGGGAAATCAAGTAACCAAACTTAAACTTCGTGATAAGGTTCCCAACACCACGAATTTTTGTGACAACTGCGGATGTCATAATTGCAGATCATTGAAGCAGAAAAGATTACAAGAATGTTTAGTTGTATAA
- the LOC131325764 gene encoding uncharacterized protein LOC131325764, with amino-acid sequence MEKNPFVQAGALSTDLGEIPHASPFPTPFDQAGAIDGGVDQLKDSCRFIPLCQILKATNDFDDALVIGTGGFGKVYKANIDDGATTTVVAIKRLSAESKQGAEEFWTELKLLSKFRHANLVSLIGYCDENQEMIIVYEYRAGGTLANHLYKTSTREESGGSRSHLTWEQRLNICLDAAYGLDYLHNGTLPGIIHRDVKSTNILLDENLVAKISDFGISKCMTTYSTTHVSTDVKGTFGYLDPDYFLTCRLTKKSDVYAFGVVLLEVLCGRPAIDTRLDEKQINLVIWAKMIIKKGKLDRIIDPSLNGDITPHSLEYFAELANKCLHNQSKKRPTIAEVVESLEIALVSHMRKAKGWKSLRGGGPIALSSSEFASANNKAQCVGQDKSSSAVSDFKKKRTREQEDCEEINTSITLDDLRQHYGRKRGDAAESLGVSVSTLKRICRRFGIQRWPNIIRRKKAGRPPDQYGEKNPSPTWKMLSTNGQTEMGNQMVGHLEETNEFLRDFVEGPNGGVSSEWAFQQNNQWTVSTSYPNCNGSEVPHPHIASTQILGENMESLGEKRNSFGSLEEHLLQGHISGSMWTVPPCSDPASSQHMPTITPTMGSSEDQINSLAFLEDVFLEEDVSRSNRWTIPTCFEPAPSELMPTVPQTTGISDDLRNLLPSVEESFPAGRVTGFINPTVPSCSYPAPSQPMSIVPHTTGSSFWAGHVSESINLTVPSCSDPAPSQSMPTNPRIMPLLTERQDMRSVNLKATYGDTTIKFQFPLTSGINELKEEVSKILECKLGSFNIEYKDEDGDWILMARDENVREYLRLLTSLGNQVTKLKVRDKVSNTTNF; translated from the exons ATGGAGAAGAATCCCTTTGTTCAAGCGGGAGCCTTGTCCACTGACTTGGGTGAGATTCCGCATGCCTCCCCGTTTCCTACTCCCTTTGATCAAGCTGGAGCAATTGATGGTGGCGTGGATCAATTGAAGGATTCTTGTCGTTTTATTCCGCTATGTCAAATATTAAAAGCGACTAATGACTTTGACGATGCATTAGTTATTGGAACTGGGGGATTTGGTAAGGTATACAAAGCGAACATTGACGATGGTGCTACAACCACCGTTGTTGCCATAAAGCGGTTGAGTGCCGAGTCCAAGCAAGGTGCTGAAGAATTTTGGACAGAGTTAAAGTTGCTTTCAAAGTTCCGGCATGCTAATCTCGTTTCCCTCATCGGTTATTGCGACGAGAATCAGGAGATGATTATTGTTTACGAATATAGAGCTGGGGGGACTCTCGCCAATCATCTTTACAAAACAAGTACTAGAGAAGAAAGCGGTGGAAGTAGATCTCACCTAACATGGGAGCAAAGGCTCAACATTTGCCTTGACGCTGCATATGGACTCGACTACCTTCACAATGGTACCTTACCAGGTATCATACACCGAGACGTGAAGAGCACAAACATTTTGTTGGACGAGAATTTGGTAGCAAAGATTTCCGATTTTGGAATATCCAAATGCATGACTACCTATTCAACAACCCATGTTAGCACAGATGTCAAAGGAACGTTTGGATATTTGGATCCAGATTACTTCCTCACCTGTCGACTAACCAAGAAATCTGATGTTTATGCCTTCGGCGTGGTGTTGTTGGAAGTCTTGTGTGGTCGGCCAGCGATAGATACAAGACTCGACGAGAAGCAAATTAATCTAGTTATTTGGGCAAAAATGATAATCAAAAAGGGAAAGCTTGACAGAATCATTGATCCCTCTCTGAATGGAGACATAACACCACATAGTCTTGAGTACTTTGCCGAACTTGCCAACAAGTGTTTACATAATCAATCAAAGAAAAGGCCGACAATTGCTGAAGTAGTGGAGAGCCTTGAGATTGCATTGGTGTCTCATATGCGTAAGGCAAAGGGGTGGAAGTCGCTACGAGGAGGAGGGCCTATAGCCTTATCATCAAGTGAATTTGCTTCTGCAAACAACAAAGCACAGTGTGTCGGACAAGATAAAAGCAGCTCTGCTGTCTCTGattttaagaagaaaagaacacGAGAACAAGAAGACTGCGAAGAGATAAATACGAGTATTACTTTAGATGATCTTCGACAACATTATGGCCGTAAACGTGGAGATGCTGCAGAGAGCCTTGGCG TTAGTGTATCCACGCTTAAACGCATTTGTAGGCGGTTCGGGATCCAGCGGTGGCCAAATATtatcagaagaaaaaaag CTGGGAGACCTCCTGATCAATATGGAGAAAAGAATCCATCACCGACATGGAAGATGCTGTCAACTAATGGGCAGACCGAGATGGGAAATCAAATGGTTGGTCACCTTGAGGAGACGAATGAATTTCTCCGGGATTTTGTTGAAGGCCCAAACG GAGGGGTTTCCTCTGAGTGGGCATTTCAACAAAACAATCAATGGACGGTGTCCACCTCTTATCCAAATTGCAATGGTTCTGAGGTTCCACACCCTCATATAGCATCAACACAGATCTTAGGTGAGAATATGGAAAGTTTAGGAGAAAAGAGAAATTCTTTTGGTTCACTGGAAGAGCATCTTCTGCAAGGACATATCTCTGGATCTATGTGGACAGTCCCTCCATGTTCAgatccagcttcgagccaacaCATGCCTACTATTACCCCCACAATGGGAAGTTCAGAAGATCAAATAAATTCGCTAGCTTTCCTAGAAGATGTTTTTCTAGAGGAAGATGTCTCTAGATCTAATAGGTGGACAATCCCTACATGTTTTGAACCAGCTCCGAGCGAACTCATGCCTACTGTTCCCCAGACAACAGGAATTTCAGAtgatttgagaaatttgttACCTTCAGTGGAAGAGTCTTTTCCGGCGGGACGTGTCACTGGATTTATTAACCCAACCGTCCCTTCATGTTCATATCCAGCTCCGAGCCAACCCATGTCTATTGTTCCCCACACAACGGGAAGTTCTTTTTGGGCTGGACATGTCTCTGAATCTATTAACTTGACAGTCCCTTCATGTTCTGATCCAGCTCCAAGCCAATCCATGCCTACAAATCCTCGCATCATGCCTCTTCTTACAGAAAGGCAAGATATGAGGTCCGTGAACCTAAAGGCGACGTATGGGGATACcacaataaaatttcaattccCTCTCACATCTGGAATTAATGAATTGAAGGAAGAAGTGTCAAAGATACTGGAGTGCAAGCTTGGTAGTTTCAACATTGAGTATAAGGATGAGGATGGGGACTGGATTTTAATGGCCCGTGACGAGAATGTTAGGGAATATCTGCGACTTCTCACCTCATTGGGAAATCAAGTAACCAAACTAAAGGTTCGTGATAAGGTTTCCAATACCACGAATTTTTGA